One segment of Daphnia magna isolate NIES linkage group LG2, ASM2063170v1.1, whole genome shotgun sequence DNA contains the following:
- the LOC116916348 gene encoding uncharacterized protein LOC116916348: MKQSIVLVFLAISVAVALQPSPMEVFLMGYRYGLAASKQAVFGSIESPAPQPVSRSSGGSSAAARPAFRSIDDSELGTSDIPIFTVDGSSAKKFRQISGAVPLRREETLMFRKTFPENMYPNADFVSYGTNCDFSAETPLYIVQNVTDPIKCGSHFCYGDRRCTHFAHHYNTNLCRIISSFGAGSTMVSRVSDIQAGYICGFIPNRACNPNSSLQKCITLDV, from the exons ATGAAGCAG TCTATTGTTTTAGTTTTCTTGGCCATCTCCGTCGCGGTGGCTCTCCAACCGTCGCCAATGGAAGTGTTCCTTATGGGATACCGTTATGGGTTAGCTGCGTCGAAACAGGCTGTTTTTGGTTCGATCGAATCTCCTGCCCCGCAACCTGTTTCCCGTTCATCCGGAGGCAGCTCCGCGGCTGCTAGACCAGCTTTCCGCTCCATCGACGACAGTGAACTTGGAACA AGTGACATCCCAATTTTCACCGTGGATGGAAGCTCGGCGAAAAAGTTCCGTCAAATCTCCGGAGCAGTTCCTTTGCGACGTGAAGAAACCCTGATGTTCCGCAAAACATTCCCCGAAAATATGTATCCCAATGCGGATTTCGTGTCTTACGGCACGAACTGTGACTTCAGCGCGGAGACACCGTTGTACATCGTCCAAAATGTCACCGACCCCATCAAATGCGGAAGTCATTTCTGCTATGGTGACCGGAGATGCACTCACTTTGCCCATCACTACAACACGAACCTTTGCCGCATCATCAGCTCATTCGGAGCAGGATCTACCATGGTTTCCCGCGTCAGTGACATCCAAGCTGGATACATTTGTGGATTCATCCCGAACCGAGCTTGCAATCCCAACTCGTCTCTGCAAAAGTGCATCACGTTGGACGTTTAG
- the LOC116916347 gene encoding transcriptional activator protein Pur-beta isoform X3, with protein sequence MSYGDIYRPSCIKTVTFWLFHLLWRANIMSELEFEDEAASGEFSEGPGQPGEQELASKMLQIQSKRFYLDVKQNRRGRFIKVAEIGADGRRSQIFLALSTAAEFRGHLSSFSDFYASLGSPPNPDNLPEDGKLKSEMMTKDNRRYYLDLKENSRGRFLRVSQTIARGGPRSQIAIPAQGMIEFRDALTDLLEEFGTDDGGFKGELPEGRHLRVENKNFYFDIGQNNRGIYMRISEVKTNYRTAVTIPEKSWSRFRDIFSDYVDKMKDGGSNGGGGGSSVGGAGATAVTPISSAVAADSSPGPSSVSHKK encoded by the exons ATGTCTTACGGAGACATCTACCGACCCTCCTGTATCAAAACAGTTACATTTTGGTTATTCCATTTGTTATGGAGAGCAAACATAATGAGTGAACTAGAATTCGAAGATGAAGCTGCTTCGGGAGAATTTTCTGAAG GGCCGGGCCAACCAGGTGAGCAAGAACTTGCTTCCAAAATGCTGCAGATCCAGTCGAAGAGATTCTACCTTGACGTCAAACAAAACCGGCGCGGGAGATTCATCAAAGTGGCCGAG ATTGGCGCTGATGGCCGCCGCAGCCAAATTTTCTTGGCGTTGTCGACGGCCGCCGAATTCCGTGGCCACCTGTCGTCGTTTAGCGATTTCTACGCTTCGCTCGGTA GTCCCCCCAATCCCGATAACCTGCCCGAGGATGGCAAACTCAAGTCGGAAATGATGACAAAGGACAATAGACGTTACTATCTTGACTTGAAAGAGAATTCACGTGGACGATTCCTTCGG gtgtcACAAACGATAGCTAGAGGAGGTCCCCGTTCGCAGATCGCCATCCCTGCCCAAGGAATGATTGAATTTCGTGACGCACTCACCGACCTACTCGAGGAATTTGGCACCGACGATGGCGGATTCAAAg GTGAGCTACCTGAAGGCAGACATTTGCGTGTGGAAAACAAGAACTTTTACTTTGACATCGGTCAGAACAATCGAGGCATCTATATGCGCATTTCGGAG GTCAAGACCAACTACCGTACAGCTGTGACAATTCCGGAGAAGTCGTGGTCGCGTTTCCGTGACATTTTCTCCGATTATGTGGACAAGATGAAGGATGGTGGAAGTAATGGTGGAGGTGGAGGTAGTAGCGTAGGTGGAGCAGGAGCTACAGCCGTAACGCCAATTTCGTCTGCTGTTGCTGCCGACAGTTCTCCAGGACCTTCTTCCGTCTCTCACAA GAAATGA
- the LOC116916347 gene encoding transcriptional activator protein Pur-beta isoform X1 — protein sequence MFGGSDSSDGGGDFDRDAYHQQHHHRHQRSSRTDQRPTAGGGGSGGGGGGGNVGRDYHPPPRETRHFRSGGGGGGSGGADSDISGLGSDLAGPGQPGEQELASKMLQIQSKRFYLDVKQNRRGRFIKVAEIGADGRRSQIFLALSTAAEFRGHLSSFSDFYASLGSPPNPDNLPEDGKLKSEMMTKDNRRYYLDLKENSRGRFLRVSQTIARGGPRSQIAIPAQGMIEFRDALTDLLEEFGTDDGGFKGELPEGRHLRVENKNFYFDIGQNNRGIYMRISEVKTNYRTAVTIPEKSWSRFRDIFSDYVDKMKDGGSNGGGGGSSVGGAGATAVTPISSAVAADSSPGPSSVSHKK from the exons ATGTTCGGTGGTTCCGATTCCAGTGACGGAGGGGGTGATTTCGATAGAGACGCGTATCATCAGCAgcatcatcatcgtcatcaGCGAAGCAGTCGAACTGATCAACGGCCGACTGCCGGAGGCGGAGGTAGtggcggtggtggtggtggtggcaATGTTGGCCGCGATTACCATCCTCCGCCGCGTGAGACTCGCCATTTCCGCagcggcggtggcggcggcggTAGTGGCGGCGCCGATAGCGACATTTCTGGCTTAGGATCCGATTTAGCAG GGCCGGGCCAACCAGGTGAGCAAGAACTTGCTTCCAAAATGCTGCAGATCCAGTCGAAGAGATTCTACCTTGACGTCAAACAAAACCGGCGCGGGAGATTCATCAAAGTGGCCGAG ATTGGCGCTGATGGCCGCCGCAGCCAAATTTTCTTGGCGTTGTCGACGGCCGCCGAATTCCGTGGCCACCTGTCGTCGTTTAGCGATTTCTACGCTTCGCTCGGTA GTCCCCCCAATCCCGATAACCTGCCCGAGGATGGCAAACTCAAGTCGGAAATGATGACAAAGGACAATAGACGTTACTATCTTGACTTGAAAGAGAATTCACGTGGACGATTCCTTCGG gtgtcACAAACGATAGCTAGAGGAGGTCCCCGTTCGCAGATCGCCATCCCTGCCCAAGGAATGATTGAATTTCGTGACGCACTCACCGACCTACTCGAGGAATTTGGCACCGACGATGGCGGATTCAAAg GTGAGCTACCTGAAGGCAGACATTTGCGTGTGGAAAACAAGAACTTTTACTTTGACATCGGTCAGAACAATCGAGGCATCTATATGCGCATTTCGGAG GTCAAGACCAACTACCGTACAGCTGTGACAATTCCGGAGAAGTCGTGGTCGCGTTTCCGTGACATTTTCTCCGATTATGTGGACAAGATGAAGGATGGTGGAAGTAATGGTGGAGGTGGAGGTAGTAGCGTAGGTGGAGCAGGAGCTACAGCCGTAACGCCAATTTCGTCTGCTGTTGCTGCCGACAGTTCTCCAGGACCTTCTTCCGTCTCTCACAA GAAATGA
- the LOC116916347 gene encoding transcriptional activator protein Pur-beta isoform X4 translates to MVHVIGGDCSSMDFLNHSLNYNDIDPELWAYWTSMGPGQPGEQELASKMLQIQSKRFYLDVKQNRRGRFIKVAEIGADGRRSQIFLALSTAAEFRGHLSSFSDFYASLGSPPNPDNLPEDGKLKSEMMTKDNRRYYLDLKENSRGRFLRVSQTIARGGPRSQIAIPAQGMIEFRDALTDLLEEFGTDDGGFKGELPEGRHLRVENKNFYFDIGQNNRGIYMRISEVKTNYRTAVTIPEKSWSRFRDIFSDYVDKMKDGGSNGGGGGSSVGGAGATAVTPISSAVAADSSPGPSSVSHKK, encoded by the exons ATGGTGCATGTTATAGGAGGTGACTGCAGCAGCATGGATTTTTTGAATCATTCTTTGAACTACAACGACATCGACCCCGAATTGTGGGCATACTGGACATCGATGG GGCCGGGCCAACCAGGTGAGCAAGAACTTGCTTCCAAAATGCTGCAGATCCAGTCGAAGAGATTCTACCTTGACGTCAAACAAAACCGGCGCGGGAGATTCATCAAAGTGGCCGAG ATTGGCGCTGATGGCCGCCGCAGCCAAATTTTCTTGGCGTTGTCGACGGCCGCCGAATTCCGTGGCCACCTGTCGTCGTTTAGCGATTTCTACGCTTCGCTCGGTA GTCCCCCCAATCCCGATAACCTGCCCGAGGATGGCAAACTCAAGTCGGAAATGATGACAAAGGACAATAGACGTTACTATCTTGACTTGAAAGAGAATTCACGTGGACGATTCCTTCGG gtgtcACAAACGATAGCTAGAGGAGGTCCCCGTTCGCAGATCGCCATCCCTGCCCAAGGAATGATTGAATTTCGTGACGCACTCACCGACCTACTCGAGGAATTTGGCACCGACGATGGCGGATTCAAAg GTGAGCTACCTGAAGGCAGACATTTGCGTGTGGAAAACAAGAACTTTTACTTTGACATCGGTCAGAACAATCGAGGCATCTATATGCGCATTTCGGAG GTCAAGACCAACTACCGTACAGCTGTGACAATTCCGGAGAAGTCGTGGTCGCGTTTCCGTGACATTTTCTCCGATTATGTGGACAAGATGAAGGATGGTGGAAGTAATGGTGGAGGTGGAGGTAGTAGCGTAGGTGGAGCAGGAGCTACAGCCGTAACGCCAATTTCGTCTGCTGTTGCTGCCGACAGTTCTCCAGGACCTTCTTCCGTCTCTCACAA GAAATGA
- the LOC116916347 gene encoding transcriptional activator protein Pur-beta isoform X2, translating into MFGGSDSSDGGGDFDRDAYHQQHHHRHQRSSRTDQRPTAGGGGSGGGGGGGNVGRDYHPPPRETRHFRSGGGGGGSGGADSDISGLGSDLAGPGQPGEQELASKMLQIQSKRFYLDVKQNRRGRFIKVAEIGADGRRSQIFLALSTAAEFRGHLSSFSDFYASLGPPNPDNLPEDGKLKSEMMTKDNRRYYLDLKENSRGRFLRVSQTIARGGPRSQIAIPAQGMIEFRDALTDLLEEFGTDDGGFKGELPEGRHLRVENKNFYFDIGQNNRGIYMRISEVKTNYRTAVTIPEKSWSRFRDIFSDYVDKMKDGGSNGGGGGSSVGGAGATAVTPISSAVAADSSPGPSSVSHKK; encoded by the exons ATGTTCGGTGGTTCCGATTCCAGTGACGGAGGGGGTGATTTCGATAGAGACGCGTATCATCAGCAgcatcatcatcgtcatcaGCGAAGCAGTCGAACTGATCAACGGCCGACTGCCGGAGGCGGAGGTAGtggcggtggtggtggtggtggcaATGTTGGCCGCGATTACCATCCTCCGCCGCGTGAGACTCGCCATTTCCGCagcggcggtggcggcggcggTAGTGGCGGCGCCGATAGCGACATTTCTGGCTTAGGATCCGATTTAGCAG GGCCGGGCCAACCAGGTGAGCAAGAACTTGCTTCCAAAATGCTGCAGATCCAGTCGAAGAGATTCTACCTTGACGTCAAACAAAACCGGCGCGGGAGATTCATCAAAGTGGCCGAG ATTGGCGCTGATGGCCGCCGCAGCCAAATTTTCTTGGCGTTGTCGACGGCCGCCGAATTCCGTGGCCACCTGTCGTCGTTTAGCGATTTCTACGCTTCGCTCG GTCCCCCCAATCCCGATAACCTGCCCGAGGATGGCAAACTCAAGTCGGAAATGATGACAAAGGACAATAGACGTTACTATCTTGACTTGAAAGAGAATTCACGTGGACGATTCCTTCGG gtgtcACAAACGATAGCTAGAGGAGGTCCCCGTTCGCAGATCGCCATCCCTGCCCAAGGAATGATTGAATTTCGTGACGCACTCACCGACCTACTCGAGGAATTTGGCACCGACGATGGCGGATTCAAAg GTGAGCTACCTGAAGGCAGACATTTGCGTGTGGAAAACAAGAACTTTTACTTTGACATCGGTCAGAACAATCGAGGCATCTATATGCGCATTTCGGAG GTCAAGACCAACTACCGTACAGCTGTGACAATTCCGGAGAAGTCGTGGTCGCGTTTCCGTGACATTTTCTCCGATTATGTGGACAAGATGAAGGATGGTGGAAGTAATGGTGGAGGTGGAGGTAGTAGCGTAGGTGGAGCAGGAGCTACAGCCGTAACGCCAATTTCGTCTGCTGTTGCTGCCGACAGTTCTCCAGGACCTTCTTCCGTCTCTCACAA GAAATGA
- the LOC116916353 gene encoding 60S ribosomal protein L32 yields the protein MAIRPASRPKIVKKRTKQFIRHQSDRYDKLKRNWRRPKGIDNRVRRKFKGQYLMPKVGYGSAKNTKHMLPNGFRKVVVNNVKELEILMMQNRKYCAEIAHAVSSKKRKIIVERAKQLAIKITNPNARLRSEENE from the exons ATGGCAATCCGCCCTGCATCAAGGCCGAAGATCGTTAAAAAGAGGACGAAGCAGTTTATTCGTCATCAGAGCGATCGCTATGACAAGCTCAAG AGGAACTGGCGTAGACCAAAGGGTATTGACAACAGAGTCCGCAGGAAGTTTAAGGGACAGTACCTTATGCCAAAAGTTGGTTATGGTTCTGCTAAAAACACGAAGCACATGCTTCCCAATGGCTTCAGGAAAGTTGTTGTGAACAACGTCAAG GAGTTGGAAATCCTTATGATGCAGAACCGCAAGTATTGCGCAGAGATTGCACATGCCGTCTCTTCCAAGAAGCGCAAGATCATCGTCGAAAGAGCCAAGCAGTTGGCCATCAAGATCACCAACCCCAACGCCCGCCTCCGCTCAGAGGAGAACGAATAA
- the LOC116916350 gene encoding MOB kinase activator-like 3: MALSGFVDFFQKGKTFKPKKKFEPGTLRYSLHTQAQASLSSGINLRAAVLLPPGEDLNDWIAVHVVDFFNRINLIYGTISDYCTETSCPTMSGGPKFEYLWADGNKYKKPTKLPAPQYISLLMEWAEAQINNESLFPVSTDIPFPKTFSSQCKKILTRLFRVFVHVYIHHFDRLVAIGAEAHVNTCYKHFFYFIRQFDLIGDRELEPLQEMTAHICKDPPIECINSPSRSNNR, from the exons ATGGCCCTTAGTGGCTTTGTCGACTTTTTCCAGAAAGGAAAG accttcaaaccaaagaaaaaatttgaaccTGGAACATTGCGATACTCCTTACACACACAAGCACAGGCTTCATTAAGTTCTGGAATTAATCTCCGAGCTGCAGTTTTACTTCCCCCTGGTGAAGATCTGAATGACTGGATAGCAGTTCATG TGGTAGATTTTTTCAATCGCATTAATTTGATCTATGGCACCATTTCTGACTATTGCACTGAAACATCATGCCCCACAATGTCAGGAGGGCCCAAATTTGAATATCTTTGGGCTGATGGCAACAAATACAAGAAACCTACAAAACTACCAGCACCTCAGTACATCTCATTGCTGATGGAATGGGCAGAAGCTCAAATTAACAATGAATCTCTTTTCCCTGTTAGCACTG ATATCCCATTTCCGAAGACGTTCTCCAGCCAGTGCAAGAAAATTCTAACGCGTCTTTTTCGTGTATTTGTCCACGTTTATATTCACCATTTTGATCGTCTGGTTGCGATTGGTGCTGAAGCGCATGTTAACACGTGCTAtaaacatttcttttatttcattcgTCAATTCGATCTAATTGGTGATCGAGAACTGGAACCTTTGCAAGAGATGACAGCCCATATTTGCAAAGATCCTCCCATCGAGTGCATCAACTCCCCGTCACGCTCTAACAATCGATGA
- the LOC116916349 gene encoding glutathione peroxidase isoform X2: MTSAEDIGNADYKSATSIYDFTVLDIDGNQVSLEKYRNHVCIIVNVASKCGYTHVNYTQLVDLYDRFESKLFLFQGLKILAFPCNQFMSQEPGTSEEIKCFISGYKGDGKFDVFSKINVNGEDAHPLWKYLKEKQGGLLIDAIKWNFTKFVINKQGQPVERSAANVNPFDMEKTIVKYLNE, translated from the exons ATG ACTTCAGCTGAAGATATCGGCAATGCCGACTATAAATCTGCAACATCGATTTACGACTTTACAGTGTTAGACATAGATGGGAATCAAGTGTCACTGGAGAAAtacag GAATCATGTCTGTATTATTGTAAATGTTGCCTCAAAGTGTGGGTATACCCATG TGAACTACACACAACTTGTGGACTTGTATGACAGATTTGAATCAAAA CTATTCTTATTTCAGGGTTTGAAAATTTTGGCCTTTCCATGTAATCAGTTCATGTCACAAGAGCCTGGCACTAGTGAAGAAATCAAGTGCTTTATCTCTGGATACAAAGGAGATGGAAAATTCGACGTATTTTCTAAAATCAATGTTAACGGAGAAGATGCTCATCCGCTCTGGAAATACCTCAAAGAAAAGCAAGGCGGTTTGCTTATTGA TGCAATCAAATGGAATTTCACCAAG TTTGTCATCAACAAGCAAGGGCAGCCAGTGGAACGATCTGCCGCCAACGTCAATCCTTTTGACATGGAAAAAACCATTGTGAAGTACTTAAACGAGTAA
- the LOC116916349 gene encoding glutathione peroxidase isoform X1, with protein MTSAEDIGNADYKSATSIYDFTVLDIDGNQVSLEKYRNHVCIIVNVASKCGYTHVNYTQLVDLYDRFESKGLKILAFPCNQFMSQEPGTSEEIKCFISGYKGDGKFDVFSKINVNGEDAHPLWKYLKEKQGGLLIDAIKWNFTKFVINKQGQPVERSAANVNPFDMEKTIVKYLNE; from the exons ATG ACTTCAGCTGAAGATATCGGCAATGCCGACTATAAATCTGCAACATCGATTTACGACTTTACAGTGTTAGACATAGATGGGAATCAAGTGTCACTGGAGAAAtacag GAATCATGTCTGTATTATTGTAAATGTTGCCTCAAAGTGTGGGTATACCCATG TGAACTACACACAACTTGTGGACTTGTATGACAGATTTGAATCAAAA GGTTTGAAAATTTTGGCCTTTCCATGTAATCAGTTCATGTCACAAGAGCCTGGCACTAGTGAAGAAATCAAGTGCTTTATCTCTGGATACAAAGGAGATGGAAAATTCGACGTATTTTCTAAAATCAATGTTAACGGAGAAGATGCTCATCCGCTCTGGAAATACCTCAAAGAAAAGCAAGGCGGTTTGCTTATTGA TGCAATCAAATGGAATTTCACCAAG TTTGTCATCAACAAGCAAGGGCAGCCAGTGGAACGATCTGCCGCCAACGTCAATCCTTTTGACATGGAAAAAACCATTGTGAAGTACTTAAACGAGTAA
- the LOC116916352 gene encoding phospholipid hydroperoxide glutathione peroxidase-like isoform X2: MGLIGNGFRSITGGALLLASYSKYSTIMASPLEGSGNVNYKQAQSIYDFTAVDIDGNTVSLDRYKGHVCIIVNVASKUGKTKVNYTQLVALHEKYGDSKGLKILGFPCNQFGSQEPGTNSEIKTFAANYNVKFDMFAKIDVNGDGAHPLWKYLKKKQGGTLTDGIKWNFTKFIVDKNGQPVARHATTTDPFDMEKDLLKYLNQ, encoded by the exons ATGGGACTTATCGGAAATG GTTTTCGTAGTATAACCGGAGGAGCTCTTCTACTAGCTAGCTACTCTAAATACAGCACCATTATG GCATCCCCATTAGAAGGGAGTGGCAATGTCAACTATAAACAAGCCCAATCGATCTATGATTTTACTGCTGTTGACATAGATGGAAACACAGTATCCCTCGACAGATACAA GGGGCATGTTTGCATAATTGTCAATGTTGCGTCAAAATGAGGCAAGACAAAAGTCAACTACACTCAGTTAGTTGCGCTGCATGAAAAGTATGGTGATTCCAAAG gTCTGAAGATTCTTGGTTTCCCTTGTAATCAG TTTGGATCCCAAGAACCAGGAACCAATTCTGAGATCAAGACTTTTGCAGCCAACTACAATGTGAAGTTTGACATGTTTGCCAAGATAGATGTCAATGGTGATGGTGCACATCCTCTATGGaaatatttaaagaaaaaacaaggaGGAACCCTCACaga CGGCATTAAATGGAATTTCACCAAGTTTATTGTAGACAAGAATGGTCAACCAGTTGCTCGTCATGCCACGACTACGGATCCTTTT GACATGGAAAAGGATTTACTGAAATACCTGAACCAGTAG
- the LOC116916352 gene encoding phospholipid hydroperoxide glutathione peroxidase-like isoform X3 gives MASPLEGSGNVNYKQAQSIYDFTAVDIDGNTVSLDRYKGHVCIIVNVASKUGKTKVNYTQLVALHEKYGDSKGLKILGFPCNQFGSQEPGTNSEIKTFAANYNVKFDMFAKIDVNGDGAHPLWKYLKKKQGGTLTDGIKWNFTKFIVDKNGQPVARHATTTDPFDMEKDLLKYLNQ, from the exons ATG GCATCCCCATTAGAAGGGAGTGGCAATGTCAACTATAAACAAGCCCAATCGATCTATGATTTTACTGCTGTTGACATAGATGGAAACACAGTATCCCTCGACAGATACAA GGGGCATGTTTGCATAATTGTCAATGTTGCGTCAAAATGAGGCAAGACAAAAGTCAACTACACTCAGTTAGTTGCGCTGCATGAAAAGTATGGTGATTCC aagggTCTGAAGATTCTTGGTTTCCCTTGTAATCAG TTTGGATCCCAAGAACCAGGAACCAATTCTGAGATCAAGACTTTTGCAGCCAACTACAATGTGAAGTTTGACATGTTTGCCAAGATAGATGTCAATGGTGATGGTGCACATCCTCTATGGaaatatttaaagaaaaaacaaggaGGAACCCTCACaga CGGCATTAAATGGAATTTCACCAAGTTTATTGTAGACAAGAATGGTCAACCAGTTGCTCGTCATGCCACGACTACGGATCCTTTT GACATGGAAAAGGATTTACTGAAATACCTGAACCAGTAG
- the LOC116916352 gene encoding phospholipid hydroperoxide glutathione peroxidase-like isoform X1 yields MGLIGNGFRSITGGALLLASYSKYSTIMASPLEGSGNVNYKQAQSIYDFTAVDIDGNTVSLDRYKGHVCIIVNVASKUGKTKVNYTQLVALHEKYGDSKGLKILGFPCNQFGSQEPGTNSEIKTFAANYNVKFDMFAKIDVNGDGAHPLWKYLKKKQGGTLTDGIKWNFTKFIVDKNGQPVARHATTTDPFDMEKDLLKYLNQ; encoded by the exons ATGGGACTTATCGGAAATG GTTTTCGTAGTATAACCGGAGGAGCTCTTCTACTAGCTAGCTACTCTAAATACAGCACCATTATG GCATCCCCATTAGAAGGGAGTGGCAATGTCAACTATAAACAAGCCCAATCGATCTATGATTTTACTGCTGTTGACATAGATGGAAACACAGTATCCCTCGACAGATACAA GGGGCATGTTTGCATAATTGTCAATGTTGCGTCAAAATGAGGCAAGACAAAAGTCAACTACACTCAGTTAGTTGCGCTGCATGAAAAGTATGGTGATTCC aagggTCTGAAGATTCTTGGTTTCCCTTGTAATCAG TTTGGATCCCAAGAACCAGGAACCAATTCTGAGATCAAGACTTTTGCAGCCAACTACAATGTGAAGTTTGACATGTTTGCCAAGATAGATGTCAATGGTGATGGTGCACATCCTCTATGGaaatatttaaagaaaaaacaaggaGGAACCCTCACaga CGGCATTAAATGGAATTTCACCAAGTTTATTGTAGACAAGAATGGTCAACCAGTTGCTCGTCATGCCACGACTACGGATCCTTTT GACATGGAAAAGGATTTACTGAAATACCTGAACCAGTAG